Proteins encoded in a region of the Mesoflavibacter profundi genome:
- a CDS encoding four helix bundle protein, with the protein MGANYREANRSRSTKDFSNKLKISLAEASETDYWLEIIEELGFVESKNLKEIRNEAKELLALFTSIANKF; encoded by the coding sequence ATTGGAGCAAATTATAGAGAAGCCAATAGAAGTAGAAGCACAAAAGACTTTTCTAATAAACTAAAAATATCTTTAGCAGAAGCTAGCGAAACAGATTATTGGTTAGAAATTATAGAAGAATTAGGTTTTGTTGAAAGTAAAAATTTAAAAGAAATAAGAAATGAAGCAAAAGAACTACTCGCACTTTTCACTTCTATCGCAAATAAGTTTTAA